Proteins found in one Populus alba chromosome 14, ASM523922v2, whole genome shotgun sequence genomic segment:
- the LOC118037024 gene encoding basic leucine zipper 4, with amino-acid sequence MFFAQEAVQLEHPVHGPGFTAIEIQELLSLLQSPSPTENSGSRGSNQAVYSIDERKRRRMVSNRESARRSRWRKKKHLEDLTQQLNRLKIQNRELQNRLGSIINQSHVLWRENGRLMSESVALKARLSDLRLVLAAMNAMQQAQ; translated from the coding sequence ATGTTCTTTGCCCAGGAAGCGGTCCAGCTCGAGCACCCTGTTCATGGCCCCGGGTTCACGGCCATTGAGATTCAAGAACTCTTATCTCTCCTCCAATCCCCCTCTCCTACCGAGAACTCCGGTTCTAGGGGATCGAACCAGGCGGTTTACTCAATCGATGAGAGGAAGCGCAGGCGCATGGTATCGAACCGAGAGTCAGCCAGAAGGTCCCGTTGGAGAAAGAAGAAGCATTTAGAGGACCTCACACAACAGTTAAACCGGTTGAAAATCCAGAACCGGGAGCTCCAGAACCGGTTAGGCTCAATTATAAACCAGTCTCACGTATTATGGAGAGAGAATGGCCGCTTAATGTCTGAATCTGTGGCTCTCAAGGCCAGACTTTCGGATTTACGCCTCGTTTTAGCTGCA